The Streptococcus sanguinis genome contains the following window.
AAGACACATACACCATAACAGACATGAAGGTCGCTACCCAACTCAAAACTTTCATTTTATTCAGATGTTTTCAAAACCTCTTTCATTATTTTATGCTTTCTACTTTATAATCTCACTGATGAACAACGTGAGCTCATTGCTCTTAGGAAGCGAAATAAAGAGCTTGAAATGCAATTAGATATCTTAAAGCAAGCGGCAGTGATTATGGCACAAAAAGGGAAGTAATCACTGCTAATAAGGATAAATATTGCATTTCAGCCATGTGTCGTTGCTTGAACATCCCTCGTGCTAGCTATTACTACAAAGCCATAGAACCAAAGTCTGAGGCAGAGCTTGAAGAAATGATTAAAACCATTTTCCGTGAGAGCAAGTCTAGATATGGTGCTAGAAAACTCAAGAAATGTCTGGAAAACGAAGGGATTATCTTGTCTCGTCGGCGGATTCGTCGCATCATGAAGCGATTGAATCTCGTATCCGTCTACCAGAAGGCTGCCTTCAAATCGAATTCTAAAGGGAAAAATGAAGCACCTATTCCAAACCTATTGGCTCGACAATTTGACCAAGAAAAGCCACTTGAAGCAATTGTAACAGATTTGACCTACGTCCGTGTTGGAAATCGTTGGGCTTATGTTTGTTTGATCATTGACCTCTTCAACCGTGAAATTATTGGTCTGTCAGTTGGGTGGCATAAGACTGCAGAGCTCGTCAAACAAGCCATTCAAAGCATTCCTTACGCGCTTACCAAAGTCAAGCTGTTCCATTCTGACCGTGGTAAGGAGTTTGATAACCAGCTGATTGATGAGATGCTAGAGGCATTTGGCATCGCTCGGTCTCTAAGTCAAGCAGCTTGTCCCTATGACAACGCCGTTTCTGAGAGTACTTACCGTGCCTTCAAACTCGAGTTTGTCAACCAAGAAACCTTCCATTCGCTGAAAGAACTAACCCTTAAAACAAAGGACTACGTTTACTGGTGGAATCATCATCGCATTCACAGCAGTCTTAACTATCAAACCCCAATCGCTAAGCGAATCAGCACTTAACAAAAAACACTTTATAAATTTTGTATAGAAAAGTGTTGCCTTTTCACTCATTAAAAGCAAGCAAAGGGATAATAATTTTGTTATAAAAATGTAAACTATCACAATCTTGTGATAAGAAAGAAGAGTGAGGTTAGAAAAAGTATATATAATCAGAAAAACGCATATTACTATGCATTGAAAAATCTTGATACTGGGTGTTTTATTGCTGAAATATTTACTTTATTTTCTGATAAAACTGACTTTTAAGCCAGATTCAATATTTTCCTAAATCTACAACTTGTTGATATCTACTTTCATCATCAATATGATGGGCAATTTCTAACATCATAACAGGAAGAGAAAATAGTAGTTCATGTACCATGAGGGCGTTTTCTTTATCTAGGGTTGCGGTCACTTCATCAGCCAATAACAGATTTTTTCTACGAAGAAGAAAACGTGCCAATTCAATCCTTACTCTTTGTCCCCCAGAAATATTCTCCCCGTTATTTTTGATAATAAAATCCATCCCACCCGTCAATTCAAAATCTAGTTTGACTTGTTTCAAAACAGCAAGCAACTCTTCCTCAGAAAATTCTTGTCCTAAGGTCAAATTATAACGCACTGTATCATTAAAGAGAAATGGATGTTGACTAATAATTCCTATACTGGATACAAAACTTGATGTACATTCATTAACAGTTGTAACGCCGATAATTTCTCCCTCATCTGCTATTTCTTCTCCAGTAATGAGTCGAAACAAGGTTGACTTACCACAACCACTCGGTCCTTTGATTAAAACTTTCTGACCTGCTTGAACATCCAAATTTAGATGAGTAAAAAGTTGTCTGTCACCATAGGATTTACTTAAATTTTTAATGTGTAGAGCATTCAATTCTTGCGCATCTTTTTTATCTATCTGTTTTACATCTCCAATTTCTAATACTCCAAAAATCTTATCTGCTGTCGTTTTTGCCCCTTGTATATCTACAGCATCATACATAATAGTCTGAATAGGGCTCACTAGCTGACCTGCTGCGATGTACATGGCAACAAGACTTGCCACTGACACTTTCTGCCCAGCCATAGCAAAGTAAAAACCTAAAACAAGTGGTAAAACTTGGCTTAAAAAGACCATGAAACCGTTGCAAAAGAAAATTATATTATGGGTAAAGCAAAATTTTTGAATGGCTAGTTGATAATGTCGATTAATCTTCCAAAATCTGTTCTGATTTTCAGAAATTGCTTGGTTCATGAGTAGAGTATGTGCTCCTCGGATACTATCAGATACTTGATTATGCACTTCTACTCTGCCTTGAGCCATGTCATCACCAGTATGTTTGAGTCTTTTACTCATCAAGAACTGAGGAATAGGACGTAAAATAGTGAAAAAGACAAAAATACTCCCTAGTAACAAATTTTGCGAAATAATATAAATCGCTGTTAGTATTGCTACAAAGCTCCAGCAAATGATATTGACGTATTTTTCTAAGTAATTATCCCCCAAATACTCCATATCTTGTGTGAGCATGGTGATTTTTTCATCTTCGTTAAAATCTTTTTTTATCATCAGCTTGTCAAATAAATCTGCCCTCATATTCATTTGAATTTCACGTCGAAAAACATTATGTGTATGATTACAAAAGAGCATTAAGCTATACAAGACGAAGTATACTGTAAAGCCAAAAATAGCAAACTGTATGATTTTAGAATAAGTCAGTTCTCCTTGATTTAAGGACAATGCTTGTGATACGACTAAGGGTTGAGCAAGAGCTAAACCTCCATTTGCCAGTGCACCGATGATAGTATAAAACTTCGTTTTCTTATCCAGATAGTGAAATATTTTATTCATAATGCCCTCCTAGAAAAAGAGAGAGGCTAGCACTCCTCTCCATTTTTATTATATAAACTTAACAAATATTACAATTATTGCTTACAACTTCATTTTTTTTACAACCTTTTTGTTTTTCTTGATAGACATTTTTGCTTACCCCTCTCTAGTCCACATCTAAAATAGCTTCATACAATTATTAATGATTATTCTTGCAATTTGATTGGTATTAAAATATACACTACCATCTTCAGTATCATACCTTAAGACATATCGTGATAATTTCATATTACCACCTCTTTATTCTTTGATTTCTTTAAATACATTATATACCTATTAAAATGATAATCCAAGCAAAAGTCAGAAAATTAGAAAGGTTCTATATTTTAATAATTTTCAATCAAGTACAAACTAATTTCAAATCTCCTTATCTACTACTATACATGCCTTACTATCACATTTCTGTTCGTAGGAGACACAATCTCGCTATTCCTTCCTCTGACGATTCTTATGTCCAGCGTCATACTTAAAACGGTCTATCACGAGACTGTTTTAATCCGTTACCTCACGATAGTCAATCTCAGAAGTCACTATTAGGTTTACCGAAAAAAGACCGGATGGCTCCGATCTTCAATTGTTCATATTCTCACATTCTGTTTTAAGAATAATTAAGTTTAAACTCTAATGACTAAGCGTCCTATTTCATTCGATAAAAATCAATCACCAGACCAGCAGGCCCTTTAACTAGCAGGGACACCGTTCCCCAATCGGTTACAGCAGGACCGTGTAAAATCTCGGAACCAAGCTCTTTCAATCGTTGGTAATTCTGGTCTACATCCTCAACCTCGATGTGAAGAATGATTCCTGACTGAAAATTTCCCAAAGGAATCAAATGATTCTCTGACAACATGAGACAGTGACTGCCAATCGTGAACTGTGCAAAACTGTCATCAACATAGTCTGCCTTTTTATCCAAAATACGCTCCAAGTCAGCACAGACTTGGGGAACATTTGAAACGATAATATCTAATTGATTTAAATTCATTTGTTATCCTCCACAAAAAGACTGGATTGCTCCAATCTTTTTAACTTCTGCTCTAAGAAAATCAAAGAATAAACAAGTCGTAACCAAGTTTGATGGCAAATCTTTGCTCATCAAACTACGAAAAATCCTTTGGGACTTTTTCTAGGCTCCGCACTAGATTCCATCATTGAAAATTAAGGTTTCAATGATGGAATCGTCGGAAGTAAACCTCCGAATGAGGTCTACAAATTTAAAATTTGATTTTCGACGAGAGGAATTATTTGATTGCGCGTGATTGCAACCCTTCTTCTTCCAAGAAGAGGCGGAATGGTACGAGTTCTTCTGCTTCGTATTTTTCCTTGAAGGCTTTGATTGCTTCTTCTGAGTGAAGTTTTGGATCGAGTTCAAGTACTTCTACTGGAAGTGGACGATGTTGCGTGATGCGGGCATCGATGACAACTGTCTTGCCTTCTTTGTTGAGTTTCACAGCTTCTGCAACGACTGCGTCGATGTCTTCGATGCGGTCTACTGTAAATCCAACAGCGCCTTGAGCTTCAGCGATTTTCGCGTAATCAGCGTTTGTGAAGTCTACACCAAACAAGTGTTTGTTTGTGTCTTCGTATTTGTTCTTGATAAAGCCGTACTCAGCATTTGAGAAGACAAGGTTGATAACTGGAAGGTCATATTGAACGTTTGTAATGACGTCTGGGTAGCACATGTTGAATGCTCCGTCACCCATGATGTTCCATACTTGGCGGTCTGGGTTGTCTTTCTTAGCAGCAATACCACCAGGAAGGGCGATACCCATTGTCGCAAAGAGTGGAGATGTACGCCACATGTTCTTAGGAGTCATGTGAAGGTGACGAGTAGATGTTTGAGTTGTGTTACCTACGTCGATTGAGTAGATAGCGTCTTGGTCAGCGTATTTGTTAACTGCATTGTAAACTTGGTACAATTGCAATTCACCCTCAGTTTTACCTTCGAGTTTGTTCATGTAATCGCGCCAGTTTTGGTTATTCTTCACGTTTGCACGCCACCATGGAGTAGACTCAACTGCGTCTACCTTATCAAGAATCGCTTTAGCTGCCTGACCTGCATCACCAAGGATAGAAGCGTCAAGGGCATGGCGTTTACCAAGTTTGTAAGGGTCAATGTCCACTTGGATGAATTTTTCAGTATTCTTGAAGGCTTCGTATACTTCAGCAAATGGGAAGTTTGAACCAAGGAAAAGAACAGTGTCTGCTTCAAAGACAACTTCGTTGGCTGGTTTCCAACCAACACGGTAAGCAGAACCTGTCAAACCTTCATAGTTCCATTCGAAAGCTTCAAAGTTTTTACCAGTTGTGATGATTGGTGCTTTGATTTTACGTGACAATTCAGTAATCACTTCACCCGCTTTAACGCCACCAAATCCAGCATAGATAACTGGGCGCTCAGCCTTGTTCAAGATTTCAACAGCTTTGTCGATTTCAGCTTCGTTCAAAGCAGGAGCGATGAATGAACGCTCGTAAGAACCTGAACCGTAGTATGAGTTTTCGTCGATTTCTTGGAAACCGAAGTTTACAGGGATTTCAACAACAGCTGGACCTTTTTTAGATACTGCAGCACGGCAAGCTTCGTCAATCACTTTTGGCAATTGCTCAGCGTAAGCTACACGTTTGTTGTAAACTGCGATACCATGGTACATTGGGTTTTGGTTGAGCTCTTGGAAGGCATCCATGTTGAGTTCGTTGACTGGACGAGAACCAAGGATAGCAAGGAATGGAGTGTTGTCCATAGCTGCATCGTAAACACCGTTAATCAAGTGAGTCGCACCTGGACCACCTGAACCAACTGCAACCCCGATTGAGCCGCCGAATTTAGCTTGCATCACCGCTGCAAGAGCACCAGTTTCTTCGTGGCGAACTTGCAAAAAGCGGATATCTTTGTCTTCAGCCAAAGCGTCCATCAATGAGCTGAGTGTTCCTGATGGGATACCGTAGATGGTATCTACGCCCCATGTTTTCAATACGTTGAGCATTGCTGCAGATGCAGTAATTTTTCCTTGAGTCATAAGAATAACTCTCCTTCAATAAATTAAATTTTCAGTTGTTGAAAATATTTCCATTTGTGAATGAAAACGCTTCAAGAAACTTTACTCTATCAATTTATCATGTTTTTTCGCTCTTGTATAAGAATATGCTCAAAGATGATATAGAACTATTACATAACACAATGCTCTGATTTTTTTCACAAAGTCCAATGTGTTTTATAATAATTTTCATAACCCCTTTGAAATCAAGCATCATTCACAGAAAACTTTTGTAAGTTTAAGAAAATCATAACCACCCGTCTAACGGGTGGTTTGTCCCAGGGCTATAAGCCCACATCACCAGCCAGCGCCTAAAGACGCTGGCTTTCACTTTGTTCAAGCCTCAT
Protein-coding sequences here:
- a CDS encoding ABC transporter ATP-binding protein produces the protein MNKIFHYLDKKTKFYTIIGALANGGLALAQPLVVSQALSLNQGELTYSKIIQFAIFGFTVYFVLYSLMLFCNHTHNVFRREIQMNMRADLFDKLMIKKDFNEDEKITMLTQDMEYLGDNYLEKYVNIICWSFVAILTAIYIISQNLLLGSIFVFFTILRPIPQFLMSKRLKHTGDDMAQGRVEVHNQVSDSIRGAHTLLMNQAISENQNRFWKINRHYQLAIQKFCFTHNIIFFCNGFMVFLSQVLPLVLGFYFAMAGQKVSVASLVAMYIAAGQLVSPIQTIMYDAVDIQGAKTTADKIFGVLEIGDVKQIDKKDAQELNALHIKNLSKSYGDRQLFTHLNLDVQAGQKVLIKGPSGCGKSTLFRLITGEEIADEGEIIGVTTVNECTSSFVSSIGIISQHPFLFNDTVRYNLTLGQEFSEEELLAVLKQVKLDFELTGGMDFIIKNNGENISGGQRVRIELARFLLRRKNLLLADEVTATLDKENALMVHELLFSLPVMMLEIAHHIDDESRYQQVVDLGKY
- a CDS encoding VOC family protein, coding for MNLNQLDIIVSNVPQVCADLERILDKKADYVDDSFAQFTIGSHCLMLSENHLIPLGNFQSGIILHIEVEDVDQNYQRLKELGSEILHGPAVTDWGTVSLLVKGPAGLVIDFYRMK
- the spxB gene encoding pyruvate oxidase, which encodes MTQGKITASAAMLNVLKTWGVDTIYGIPSGTLSSLMDALAEDKDIRFLQVRHEETGALAAVMQAKFGGSIGVAVGSGGPGATHLINGVYDAAMDNTPFLAILGSRPVNELNMDAFQELNQNPMYHGIAVYNKRVAYAEQLPKVIDEACRAAVSKKGPAVVEIPVNFGFQEIDENSYYGSGSYERSFIAPALNEAEIDKAVEILNKAERPVIYAGFGGVKAGEVITELSRKIKAPIITTGKNFEAFEWNYEGLTGSAYRVGWKPANEVVFEADTVLFLGSNFPFAEVYEAFKNTEKFIQVDIDPYKLGKRHALDASILGDAGQAAKAILDKVDAVESTPWWRANVKNNQNWRDYMNKLEGKTEGELQLYQVYNAVNKYADQDAIYSIDVGNTTQTSTRHLHMTPKNMWRTSPLFATMGIALPGGIAAKKDNPDRQVWNIMGDGAFNMCYPDVITNVQYDLPVINLVFSNAEYGFIKNKYEDTNKHLFGVDFTNADYAKIAEAQGAVGFTVDRIEDIDAVVAEAVKLNKEGKTVVIDARITQHRPLPVEVLELDPKLHSEEAIKAFKEKYEAEELVPFRLFLEEEGLQSRAIK